A single genomic interval of Pyrus communis chromosome 7, drPyrComm1.1, whole genome shotgun sequence harbors:
- the LOC137739503 gene encoding uncharacterized protein, with protein MSFTLARFTVARSAVRHSRVRSEAAASAKNNGLLISTPKQKKFTSTPIPTAQNKASEELLVVVGGGAAGVYGAIRAKTLAPNLNVVIIEKGRPLSKVKISGGGRCNVTNGHCVDTMVLAENYPRGHKELKGAFFNTHGPADTMSWFSDQGIELKTEDDGRVFPVSNSSSTIIDCLMSESTRLGVSLQTGKAVVTASSTDGGKFLLGVENRTFSSPEYVEADYLLIASGNSKQGYSLASQLGHSIVDPVPSLFTFKIEDPQLRDLSGITFPKVKATLKIENARRNIPQLTQVGPVLVTHWGFSGPAILRLSAWGACVLASSGYKGNLILDFAPDVHIEDLKSIVTQHKNKFAKHKLSNSYPSEFGLVKRFWIYLLGRQELHGDTLWASISKNALISLAHMLKNCNFYVNGKSQYKDEFVTAGGVPLSEISLNMMESKIQSRLFFAGEVLNVDGITGGFNFQNAWSGGYIAGTSIGKRAVSS; from the exons ATGAGCTTCACCTTGGCGCGCTTCACTGTGGCGCGCTCCGCCGTCCGTCACTCTAGAGTCCGCTCGGAAGCGGCGGCCTCCGCCAAAAACAATGGCCTTCTTATTTCAACCCCCAAACAGAAGAAATTTACTTCAACTCCCATCCCCACAGCTCAAAACAAG GCAAGTGAAGAGCTGTTGGTGGTTGTTGGGGGTGGAGCAGCTGGGGTTTATGGAGCAATTAGAGCTAAAACCCTAGCTCCTAATCTCAATGTAGTCATCATTGAGAAAGGAAGACCTTTATCCaag GTAAAAATTTCTGGAGGAGGCCGATGCAATGTGACGAATGGGCATTGTGTCGATACTATG GTTTTGGCAGAAAATTACCCTAGGGGTCATAAAGAATTGAAGGGAGCGTTCTTCAATACGCACGGGCCAGCGGATACCATGTCCTGGTTTTCTGATCAAGGGATTGAGCTGAAG ACTGAGGATGATGGAAGGGTATTTCCTGTCAGCAACAGTTCGTCTACGATAATTGATTGTCTCATGTCTGAATCGACACGGTTGGGAG TTTCTCTTCAGACTGGAAAAGCTGTGGTAACTGCATCTTCTACTGATGGAGGGAAATTCCTTTTGGGGGTTGAAAATCGTACATTCAGTTCTCCCGAATATGTTGAAGCTGATTATCTTTTGATTGCCAGTGGTAATAGCAAGCAG GGTTACAGTCTTGCATCTCAGCTTGGTCATTCAATTGTAGATCCAGTACCAAGCTTATTTACTTTCAAGATTGAAGATCCACAGTTGAGAGACTTGTCGGGG ATTACATTCCCTAAAGTTAAGGCAACACTGAAAATAGAGAATGCCCGGAGGAATATACCACAGCTTACACAG GTTGGACCTGTACTAGTCACACACTGGGGATTTAGTGGGCCTGCAATTCTTCGGTTATCTGCTTGGGGTGCCTGTGTTTTAGCCAGTTCAGGATACAAAG GGAATCTTATTTTAGACTTCGCACCTGATGTGCATATAGAAGATCTGAAGTCAATcgtcacacaacacaaaaataaGTTTGCG AAGCATAAACTCTCCAATTCATATCCTTCAGAATTTGGCCTTGTGAAGAGATTTTGGATATATTTATTGGGCCGCCAG GAATTACATGGCGATACCTTGTGGGCTTCCATTTCAAAGAACGCATTAATTTCTCTTGCGCATATGTTAAAGAATTGTAACTTTTATGTTAACGGAAAG AGTCAATATAAGGATGAATTTGTCACTGCCGGCGGTGTTCCACTTTCTGAG ATATCGCTGAATATGATGGAAAGCAAAATCCAGTCGCGTCTATTCTTTGCTGGAGAG GTACTGAACGTTGATGGCATCACTGGTGGTTTCAATTTTCAG AATGCTTGGTCTGGTGGATACATTGCAGGAACTAGCATAGGTAAACGGGCGGTTAGCAGTTAA